In Nostoc sphaeroides, the genomic window CCCTACGAGAAATCTATATTATCAGGATTTTCGTGAATTGGTGTAAGTCCTATAGTAGAAACTAGAAACGAGATTTTAAAAGGGCGACTTCTGGTTAAATACCTAAAGCTGCTCGTGTTTCTGGCCCCACCGTACCATCTACAAGTAAACCTTTACTTGCCTGAAAACTTCGGACTCGGCTAACAGTTTCTTGACCGTAAATTCCATCGACTCTGAGATTACCTAAAGCTGTCTGAACATCTCTTACAAGCTGACCTCTAGAACCAGGGGTAAGAATCACCGAACCGCCAACACCACCAGGTCTAGTTACAGGAGGATTGTTAGGTCTATCACCAACCCATCGAGCAAAAACGTATCTACCCGTAGAAAGTCTAGCAAAACCGTTTTCATACCTTTCAATGGCTGGAAGTGTTGTTCCATTTGGTACGCAATCTATATATGAATAGTTAGTGCTTGGGCCTGTACGGATACGCAAACAACTGCCGTTAGTCTTGACAAATGCAGCTGAACTTATTTGGATTTGAGCAGCGGCAATAAGTAATACACCAACACCAGCTAAAGCTAACCAAGCTGAAGATTTAAGAAGTTTTTTCCAATTGAATTTAGCTTTGGTGATTCCAGATGTCTCTTCTTTCGTAATAACTATATGAGAAGATGTAAGAGGTTTTTTGGTATCTAATTGAGATTTAGACGGATTATATTTGGTGTTTCGAGATGCCTCTTCTTGAGCAATAAACATCTGAGAATAAGCAAGATATTCCATAATACACCCCAATATATGAAAAAAATGAGTAAATACAGAGAACTATTTCAGTTTTCTCTGTATTTACTCTTAGTATATTTTATATCCCTCCGTTTTCAAAAGGTTTTTGCTGGTAGCACAATTAAGAAAAAATAAAATTAACGTGAGTTTGATCTCTCCCTGCCTTGAACTAAAGTTTAACGCTATCCCTCTTTGAGTCGGAGCTACGGTGTACACACAAGTTTTGTCGCAGCCATATCTTTAATTAATAAATCTCGCACTACGTTTCTATCCCGCCTCGGAATAAA contains:
- a CDS encoding peptidoglycan-binding protein, whose protein sequence is MEYLAYSQMFIAQEEASRNTKYNPSKSQLDTKKPLTSSHIVITKEETSGITKAKFNWKKLLKSSAWLALAGVGVLLIAAAQIQISSAAFVKTNGSCLRIRTGPSTNYSYIDCVPNGTTLPAIERYENGFARLSTGRYVFARWVGDRPNNPPVTRPGGVGGSVILTPGSRGQLVRDVQTALGNLRVDGIYGQETVSRVRSFQASKGLLVDGTVGPETRAALGI